One window of Strix aluco isolate bStrAlu1 chromosome 24, bStrAlu1.hap1, whole genome shotgun sequence genomic DNA carries:
- the LOC141934182 gene encoding feather keratin Cos1-1/Cos1-3/Cos2-1, whose protein sequence is MSCCNPCVPCCQPCGPTPLANSCNEPCVRQCQNSTVVIEPSPVVVTLPGPILSSFPQNTVVGSTTSAAVGSILSCDGVPINSGGFDLSCITSRYCGRRCPPC, encoded by the coding sequence atgtcctgctgcaacccgtgcgtgccctgctgccagccctgcggcccaaccccgctggccaacagctgcaatgagccctgtgtcaggcagtgccagaactccaccgtcgtcatcgagccctcccccgtggtggtgaccctgcccggccccatcctcagctccttcccacagaacaccgttgtgggctctaccacctccgctgccgttggcagcatcctcagctgtgacggagtgcccatcaactctgggggctttgacctctcctgcattaccagccgctactgtggcagaaggtgccccccctgctaa